From one [Ruminococcus] lactaris ATCC 29176 genomic stretch:
- a CDS encoding DUF4956 domain-containing protein has protein sequence MFSNLFGGIFDSSTVTVIPVYQFLLCVVVSLLLGIVLAAAYTYKSKYNAGFVRTLAILPAVVCIVIMMVNGNVGTGVAVAGAFSLVRFRSVPGSAKEIGAIFIAMGAGLVSGMGYLGYAVLYTVILSLVMALYVQIRAWEKNAGSEKTMVITIPEDLDYTEVFDDLLEAYTSRYELTEVKTTNMGSLFKLTYQLSLKDTSKEKEMIDHLRCRNGNLEIMVKNQETTTTSL, from the coding sequence ATGTTTAGTAACTTATTTGGAGGAATTTTTGACAGCAGTACAGTGACGGTGATCCCGGTATATCAGTTTCTGCTTTGCGTGGTAGTCTCACTGCTACTTGGAATCGTGCTTGCGGCAGCCTATACATATAAATCAAAATATAATGCAGGATTTGTGAGGACGCTGGCAATTCTTCCTGCAGTTGTATGTATCGTCATTATGATGGTAAATGGAAATGTAGGAACAGGAGTGGCAGTGGCAGGAGCTTTCAGTCTTGTTCGTTTCAGAAGTGTGCCGGGCAGTGCAAAAGAGATCGGAGCGATTTTTATTGCCATGGGAGCAGGTCTGGTAAGTGGGATGGGCTATCTGGGGTATGCAGTGCTTTATACGGTGATCCTTTCTCTAGTCATGGCTCTCTATGTGCAGATCCGTGCATGGGAAAAGAACGCAGGCAGTGAGAAGACCATGGTGATCACGATCCCGGAGGATCTGGACTATACGGAAGTTTTTGATGATCTGCTTGAGGCGTATACGAGCCGTTATGAACTGACAGAAGTAAAGACCACCAATATGGGAAGTCTTTTCAAACTGACCTATCAGTTAAGCCTGAAAGATACTTCAAAGGAAAAAGAAATGATCGACCATTTGCGGTGCAGAAATGGGAATCTGGAAATCATGGTGAAAAATCAGGAAACCACAACTACAAGCCTGTAA
- a CDS encoding polyphosphate polymerase domain-containing protein, whose product MAVQKVFKRYEYKYLLTREQKELLQNVMEEYMIPDEYGKSTICNLYFDTPQYLLIRRSIENKVYKEKVRLRTYGRAEPAGEAFIELKKKYKKVVYKRRICTEYEKAIQYLCRGERVVGESQIGEELDYALRLYQGIRPAMWLSYEREAFYGKEDHELRMTFDQNILWRTEDLDLSSPIYGRSLLDEDQSLLEIKVGHAIPLWLSHFLTENKMFRTSYSKYGNAYRTLLREGKINYV is encoded by the coding sequence ATGGCAGTGCAAAAAGTTTTTAAACGTTATGAATATAAATATCTGCTGACCCGGGAGCAGAAAGAGCTTTTACAGAACGTGATGGAAGAGTACATGATCCCGGATGAATATGGAAAAAGTACCATCTGTAATCTGTATTTTGACACACCACAGTATTTGTTGATCCGCAGATCCATAGAGAACAAAGTATATAAAGAAAAAGTGCGGCTCCGTACCTATGGAAGAGCAGAGCCGGCAGGTGAGGCATTTATCGAGTTAAAGAAGAAGTATAAAAAAGTCGTCTACAAAAGGCGAATCTGTACGGAATACGAAAAAGCGATCCAGTATCTTTGCCGGGGCGAACGGGTTGTCGGGGAAAGTCAGATCGGAGAAGAACTGGATTATGCTCTGAGACTTTACCAGGGAATCCGCCCGGCAATGTGGCTGTCCTATGAGCGTGAGGCATTCTATGGAAAAGAAGATCATGAACTGCGGATGACATTTGATCAGAATATTTTATGGAGAACAGAAGATCTTGACCTGAGCAGTCCGATCTATGGAAGAAGCCTGCTGGACGAGGATCAGTCATTATTGGAAATAAAAGTGGGGCATGCGATTCCTTTATGGCTGAGTCATTTTCTTACAGAAAATAAAATGTTCCGTACATCGTATTCAAAATACGGAAATGCATACAGAACACTATTAAGAGAAGGAAAAATAAATTATGTTTAG